The DNA sequence GGGCACTTCTGCCTGCTCACCCGGTGGGTCTCCGCCAACGACCCGATGACCGTCGAGGGCCCGGACACCCCGCAGAACACGCGAAACAACAACAACATCGCCTGGCGCAACGTGGACTCGGTGGCGCTGGCACCCAACGGGCCGACCGAGGTCCGGCCGTTCGCGATCGGCAACGTCCTGCGGGAGCCGACCCGCAACAGCGTGGTCTTCAACGAGGACGGCGCGCCGCTGCGCACCGCCGGTGGCCGACTCGTGGTGGATCTCGGGCCGACGTTGTTCGCGCGCTGGGTCGAGGGCGGAATGGCTGGCAAGGGCATCCGGGAAGCGGGCCGCAACCGGGTCGAGATCGTCGATCCGGGCCAGGCCAGCCTGGACAACCTGATGCTGCGCGGCAACGAGCGGCTGACCATGCGACTGCTGTTCACCGCCACCAAGCCGGTCGAGAAGCCGATCGCCGTACTGGTGACGCAGTTCGGCCCGGACATCGACGGCTCCGACCGGGCCGACCTGGGTGGTGTGCGTTACGACGTGACCGTCAGCAAGCAGGACCGTTAGCCACCTCGCAGGGCAGGGACGGAGGTGGCGTCCGGGACCCGTGACCTCCGTCCCGCCGAGGTCCGGATCTGCTGGCTCAGCGCAGGCTGACCCAGCAGGTCCGGACCTTGTACGTCGCGGTGCTGGCCCGCAGCTGCACCGGGCCGGTCGGCGGTACGCCCATCGAGAAGAACCCAGCCTCGTCCACCGGCACGTCCTCGTACTGCCCGGCGGCGGACCGGGCGCTGAGCCGGCCCGGCGCGGCCGGCGAGAGCTGCCCCACCACCCCGCTCGCGGCGACCTCGACGGCGAGAACCACCGGGCCGGACCGGAAGGTCAGGGTCCGGTCGGTACCGCCGGACCGGGTCGACCCGGCTGGCTCCAGGTCACAAGCCGAGTCGAAGGTCAGCTCGGCGACCGCCAGCTCGGCGTCGACGGTCCGCCAACTGAACGCGGCCAGTGCCGCGGCCAGGAAGTGCTCCGGCACCGGTCCGGAGTCACGCAGGGCGGCACCCAGCTCGATCAGCAGCTCGTCGTCACTGTGTGGTGGCCACTGCCGCATCACGTTCACCTCCGTTCCCCTGCTTCTCCCCGGGCGGGCCGATCCTGACGTACGGGGCGAGGGCTGGGCAGTTGCGCAGCTTCGCCAGGCATCGGGCCTGGGTCGGACCGACGCTTCCAGTGGGCATGCCGAGTTGCTCGCCGATCTCACGGTAGCTGGCCGGCGGGTCGGCGACGAGTAGCGCGAGTAGTTCCCGGCAGCGCGGCGGCAACTCGGCGAACGCGTCACGCAGTGCCTGGCGCCGCTCGTCCCGGAGCAGATCCTCGTCGGGAGTCGTCGGGTCGACCAGCCGGAAGACACCGACATGCGCGTCGGTCGATTCATCGTACGGGTCGAACGGCTGGGTACGCCGACCGAGCCGCAGCATCCGGTGACACTCCCGTCGGGTGGTGGTCACCAGCCAGGCGGGCAGTGCGTGCGACTCGCGCAGCCGGCCCAGGTGCTCGACCAGCCGCAGCCAGACGGTCTGGTTGACGTCGGCGGCGTCGGCGTGGCCGAGTCCGTAGCTGCGGATCACCGTCGCCACCAGCGGGCCGTACCGGTGGACCAGCGCGGCCCAGGCAGTCTCGTCGCCGGCGGCGGCAGCGGAAACCAGGTCGGGGACGGTAGCCGGCGCCGGATCGGGAGCAGGCGCCGGATCGGGAACGGCGTCGGGACTGCTCATCCGACCAGCACGCCGTAGTCGGGGTGCCAGGCCGGGCCGGCGGTCAGCACCGCCGCGGCTGCCGCCGCGTCCAGCCCGGCGCTGGTCATCAGGGCGGCGAGCCGGCCGGAGACGTGGCCGGTGGCGAAGGAGGTGCCGGCCCAGGCGGCGAAGCCGTCGAAGTGCAGCACCGGCTGGCCGGGCAGGACCATCTCCCCGTCGACGTACGTGCTGGTGCGGTCGCCGTACGCGCTGGCGTCCACCCAGGAGCCGTAGTTGCTGTAGTCGGCCGGCACCGGGACGCCGTCGGTCGCGTCGAGGGCGGCGACGGCCAGCACCCCGGGCAGCGCCGCCGGCCAGGACGGGCGGCTGGTGCCCGCGTTGCCGGCGGCGGCGACCACCTTCGTCGTCTTGGGCAGCGCGGCGAGGGCGTTGGCCAGCGGCAACGGCGGCTGGTCGTGCTGCGTGAAGTAGCCGAGGGAAAGGTTGATGACCGACACCTGCTGGCCGAGCCGGCCGATCGCGGCGATCAGGCTCTCCTCGTCGCCGATGCCGTTGGCGTCCAGTGCGGACTCCGGGTCGACCCGTACGCCGGGGGCGGCCTGCCGTACGACACCGGCGACGAAGGTGCCGTGCCCACCCTGCAGAGCCAGTTGGGTGCCGCCGAGGTACAGCGGGTCCTCGTCGTCGGGCTCCGGCAGGTAGCTGCCGCCGAGCCAGTCCGGGTGCACGTCGCCGGCCAGCCGCCAGATGCCGGTGTCGCAGACGCCGACCGTGACGTCGGCCCCTTCACCGAGCCGGGTCGGGTCGGGCGGAGGCAGCGCGGCCGCTACCCGTGGTGGTCCACCGGGGTTGCCCATGATGTTGCCGAAGCCGAGCAGGACGTGGTGTGGCTGCACCTGCGGGGCCCGCCCGCCGGGCCACTGGCGCGGGTCGCGGAGCTGGTCGACCACGGCCGGGATGTCGGTCTCCCGGTCGAAGCGCAGCCGGCCGACCTGAGCGAAGCCGTCGTCCTCGGTGACCTGGTGGCCGTCGGCGCGCAGCCGGGCCGTCACCCGCTCGACGTCGGCCGGGGCGACCAGTAGTTGCCGGGGACGGTAGAGGAACTCCTTACCGGCTGCCGCGGTGTACCGCCGTACCGCCGGGTGGGCGGCCAGGATCTCCCGGAACGCCCGTTGGTAGCTCTGGTCGAGGGACCGGTCGGCGGGTCCGGGCGTGCCGGCCCGGCCGGTCGGGTGCGACCAGCCGGTCGCCGGACCGAGGGGCAGCAGCGCGGCGGCCAGCGCGGACCATCCCATCAACCGCCGACGGGAGACCGGCCCGGGGAGACCCGGCACGGGGTGACGGTGGTCGGGCGACACCTGACCCTCCAAGCGGGTAGGAGACGGGGCCGGCACCACGAGGGCGACCACAGAAGGTTACGGGACCGACACGATAATTTCAAAGGATAGTTATGTGTCAATTAAGTGACTGGCGTCCGGGTGCCGGCGTTGACCTGGATGCACGGGTGGGGAATTCTCTGTCTCGTGACCGAACGCGCCGATTCCGGTGTCGACCTGGCACAGCGGGCCCTGGACACCGTCCAGCGCTACCCACACGAGGCCATCTCGATCGCCCACCGGGTGCTCGCCGACGCGCCCGACGCCCGCACCCGGTCCACTGCGGAACGCGCTATCGGGCTGGCGTTACGCGAGCTCAACGACCTGACTGGCGCGGCACACCACCTGCGCCGGGCGGTACGGGCCGGGGACGACGCCCGGCTACGGGCACTTGCCCGGATGAGCCTCGGCTACGTACTGGCCAGTGCCGGCCGGACCACCGCCGCACTGCGGGTCGTCACCCTGGCCCTGCCGCAGCTGACCGGCGCCGACGCCGGCCGGGCCCGGATGCAGCGCGGCGTGGTGCTGCACTACCGGGGCCGGTTCGACGAGGCGGTCCGCGACTACGACCAGGCGGTGGAGATCGCCCGCCGCGAGGGCGACCTGCTACTGGAGGCGCGCGCCCGCAACAACCGAGGGCTGCTCAACGCCCACCTCAACGCCCACCTCGATGCCGACACCGACGACGACCTGAACCGCGCCGCGACCATCTTCAGCCAGCTCGGGCTGGACCTGGCCGCCGCCGACGCCCGGTGGAACAGCGGCATCGCCACCGGACAACGCGGCGACGTGGCCGGCGCGCTGCACTGCTTCGCCGAGGTCGACAACGAGTACCGCCGACTCGCGGTGCCCCGCCCCGCGCTGCTGCTGGACCGCTTCGAGCTGCTGCTGTCCGTACCGCTGATCGACGAGGCGGTCGCGGTGGCCGAGACCGCCGTGACCGAGCTGCGCCGGCTCGGGATGGCCTCGGACCTGGCCGAGGCGCTGCTCGCCCAGGCACGGGCCGCGCTGCTCGCCGGCGACCTGGCCACCGCAGCCGACACCGCTGGGGCGGCGCGTAGCCGGTTCCGACGGCAGGGCCGGCGGGCCTGGGCAACCCTCGCCCGGCACGTCGAGCTGCGGGCCGGGTACGCCCGGGGCACCCGGTCCCCCGCACTGCTCGCCGCGATGATCCGTACCGCCGACCAGCTCGACGCCACCGGCTGGCCCGGACCGGCGTTGACCAGCAGGATCGAGGCCGCCCGGCTGGCCACTACGCTGGGTCGGCACAGCCGGGCGGTCGAGCTGCTGGAGATCGCCGCTGACGCCCGGCGGCGGGGTACCGCGCCCCGCCGGGCCCAGGGGTGGTACGCCCTGGCGTTGCGCCACCGGCTGGCCGGCGACGAGTCCGGGGCGGCCCGTGCGCTGCGCCACGGTCTGGCCGTACTCGACGGGCACCGCGCCTCGCTCGGCGCTACCGAGCTGCGGGCCAACAGCGGGACGTACGGCAAGGAGCTGGCCGCCGAAGGCCTGGACATCGCCATCCGGCGGGGCGCGCCGGCGCAGGTGCTGACCTGGGCGGAACGCTGGCGGGCCAACGCGCTGCGGATGCGGCGGGTCTCACCGCCACCGGATCCGGACCTGGCCACCGCGCTGACCGAGCTACGGATGGTCAGCGCCGCGCTGGAGGACGCGCTGCTGGCCGGCAACCCGGTGCAGACGCTGCGCGGCAGTCAGGCCCGGCTGGAGCAGCGGATCCGGGAGCTGGCCCGAGGGGTCAACGGTGGCGGCGAACTGCTCGCGCCGCCCGGGGTCACCGACCTCGCCGCGGCGCTCGGTGCCGCCGTACTGCTGGAGCTGGTGGCGCACGGCGAACGGCTGCTCGCGGTGCTGGTCCGCGACGGCCGGCCGACGCTGCACGATCTCGGGTCGCTGACCGACGCGGTACGGGTGGCCCGGCTGCACCGGTTCGGGTTGCGCCGGCTGGTCACCACCGGCGACAGCGCCGACGCGCGGGCCGGGGTGCGGCACACCGCCGGCGTGTTGGACCGGCAACTGTTCGATCCGGTACGCGAGCTGATCGCCGACCGTCCGCTGGTGATCGTGCCGATCGGCGACCTGCACGCCGTACCGTGGTCGGGTCTGCCGACCTGTGCGGGCCGGGCGGTGACCGTGGCGCCGTCGGCGACGGCGTGGCTGCGGGCCGCCGGCCGGCGCACCGGCGGGGCAGACCCGCGGCCTGCCGGGGTGCAGCCTGCCGGCGGGCCGGCGGTGCTGGTGGCCGGGCCGCGGTTGCCGGCCGCCGAGACCGAGGTACGGCAGCTCGGTGCGGTGCTGCCCGGCTCCCGCACGCTCACCGGTGCCGCCGCCACTGCCGACGCGGTGACCGGGGCGCTCAACGGTGCGCGGCTGGCGCACATCGCCGCGCACGGGCGGTTCCGGGCGGACAACCCACTGTTTTCCACACTGGAGCTGGCCGACGGACCGCTGACCGCGTACGAACTGGAGCGGATCACCAGCCCGCCCGGTTGTGTGGTGTTGTCGGCCTGTGATTCCGGGCTGGCCGGGGTCCGCCCCGGCGACGAGGTGATGGGCTTCACCGCGGTGCTGCTGGCGCTGGGCACCCGCTGCCTGATCGCGACGGTGCTGCCGGTGCCGGGCGAGCTGACCACCGCGCTGATGCTGGAGCTGCACCGCGAGATGCTGGCCGGACATGCTCCGGCGGTGGCGCTGGCCCGGGCACAGCAGGCGTTCGCCGCCGGGCCGGACGGTGCGGCCGGGGCCCGGCACGCGACCGCCGCCGCGTTTGTCTGCTTTGGCGCCGACTAGCCACCAACCCATTGACACGTTTCGTTGTATCGTTCGAAACTTATCGCTGTGACATCCGCGATCTTCGATCGATGTCGCGACCATCACCTAGCCAGAAGGGAGAGCCCTGGTGACCATCAGCTCGGGCCGCTCGATGATCCGTCCGGCGGTCGTCGTGCTGTCCACAGCAGCCCTCGCGGTCGCTGGAGCCATGACAGCACTGGCGGGAACCCACACCGCCGACGCCGCCGTCGGCAGCCTCGCCTTCGCCTCGAACGTCGAGGACGAGGGCGCCGACTGCCCCGTACCCAATCCAGGTTCCTTCAGCCCCAACTCCCGACTTCCAGATCCGTTCCGAAAGATCGACGGTTCGCGGATCACCACCAAGGCCGAGTGGGTCTGCCGGCGGGCCGAGATCCGGGAGCAGGCCGAACGGTACGTCTACGGTGACAAGCCGGCCAAGCCGGCCACCGTCACCGGCACCGTGACCAGCTCCACCATCACGGTGAACGTCTCGCACAACGGCCGCAGCTCCAGCTTCTCGGCCGGCGTCCAACTGCCCAGCGGATCCGGACCCCACCCGGCCGTCATCGTCTACGGTGGATTCGGCGCGGACACCGCCACCATCCGGTCCGCCGGTGCCGCCGTGATCAGCTTCGACCCGTTCTCCGTCGGCCAGGAAGGCACCGGACGCAGCAACAAGCAGGGGGCGTTCTACAGCATCTACGGATCGTCCAGCAGCACCGGACTGCTGATGGCCTGGGCGTGGGGGGTCAGCCGGATCATCGACGTCATCGAGCAGTCCGGCGGCAACATCCTGCGGACCGACATCGGCGTCACCGGCTGCTCCCGGTTCGGCAAGGGGGCCTTCGTGGCTGGCGTCTTCGACCAGCGGGTGGCGCTGACCATGCCGATCGAGTCGGGCAGCGGCGGCGCGCCGGCCTTCCGGGCGATCGCCCAGGAAGCCGGGGCACAGCCGCTGAGCAGCGCGTACGGCGAGCAGCCGTGGCTCGGCGACGCGTTCGGCTCGTACACCGGCAACCCGGCCGGCCTGCCGGTGGACACCCACCAGATGGTCGGCATGGTCGCCCCACGTGGCCTGTTCATCATGGAGAACCCGCACATCGACTGGTTGGCAGCCCAGTCCGGCAGCGTCGCCGCGCTCGGCGGCGCCGAGATCTACCGGGCACTTGGAGCGTACGAGAACATCACCTACTGGTCCGCCGTCTCCGACGGCAGCCACTGCGCCAGCCGGTCGGAGTGGCGCACCCCACTGCAGCAGCACATCCAGAAGTACCTGTTGAACACCGGCAGTGCGGCCGGCACCTTCCGGATCGCCAGCAACAAGTCCGGCAACCTGGCCCAGTGGCGGGACTGGACGACGCCGACCCTCGCCGACGGCCCGACCACTCCGCCACCGACGACCGTTCCGCCGACAACTCCGCCGCCCACGACTCCACCGCCGACCACCCCGCCACCTACGACTCCGCCACCGACCACCCCGCCACCGACCACCCCGCCGCCCACGACCCCGCCACCGGCTGGCGGCTGCACGGCGACGGTGTCGGTCAACCAGTGGCCGGGCGGCTTCGTCGCCACCGTACGGGTGACCGCCGGCTCCTCGCCGGTCAACGGCTGGTCGGTCACGATGGCCCTGCCGTCGGGTGCCAGCGTGACCAACGCCTGGAACGCCAGCCGCAGCGGTAACAGCGGCACCGTCCAGTTCAGCAACGTCAGCTACAACGGCAACATCGGTGCCGGCCAGTCGACCGAGTTCGGCTTCCAGGGCACCGGTACCGGCACCGGCATGACCCCCGCCTGCTCAGCCGGGTAGTCCGCCTACGGATCCAGTGCGGACCCCGTCGCGGGTGTGGTCGGCGACAAGCCGGCCACACCCGCGGCGAGGTCCTCGCTTGTGGCGCCTGGATCAACTCACCCGAGGTCGCGGACGACCTGCAGCGAGCTGATCAGAGCCCACACCCCCACCGCTCCTGGATCTTGATCACGATCGGCATGCGCTGGGTCACCACGCCGTCCGACAGCGTCATCTCGGCCCGGTACTCCCCGAAGTCCAGCGGCGGCAGGGTCATCGCCACCCAGGCGATGCCGACGTACCGGTCGCCGTTCGACCCCGGCGGGATCGGAACCGGCAGGCCGTAGTCCGTACCCTCGGGCAGACCGTGCATGTCGACGTGCAGGGGCGTCGACCACGACCCGGCGACGAATCCAACGAAGTACGTGAAGTTGGATACGTTGGCCGGGAGACAGGCGCGCTGCTCGTAGTCGGACAGATGCCAGGTCGCCTGCGACGTTCCGGCGGCAGGGGCCGGCGCCGCCGAACTCGCGCCACCGGCCGCCGACGCGGTCGATGGACTGATCGCCAAGGTCAGCGCCAGGCCGGTTGCCACGGCGAGCGCCATCTTGACCGAGCGGGACAATCTCACGATGAGCCTCCTTCGGTGATCCTGCCTTGGACGACCTCCAACCCCAGAACCCGGTCCACACCCGGTTCGCCGCCCCTTGTGCACGGAGTATCACGTGGATACTCCTCGAACACCACGCACCTCTTGGGTATCCCCTACCTCCCGAGATTCATCGATGTTGCTGAATTGGGTCCGGCCGTGCTGAAATGACTCACATCGCCGCAGCGCGGGGGCAACCGCACTGAGAACGGCCAGCCGGGAGCATCGCGGTGTCGGCAGCGCCCCCTGGCAGACGCCCGCACCCGCACCGCCCGACGGCATCATCCACGGTGGTCTGTCAGCGCAACGGATTCGGCGACGAGGTGAGAAGTGGTCATGGTTTCCCGGGAGAGATTCGCGAGGTGGTACCGGAACCGCTTCGTCTGGGTGGGGGTGATCCTGCTGGCGACGTCGGCCAGCGTGGTGGTGTTGGTCAACTCGGCCGGCCCGGAACTGGCACCGGCGGATCTGCGCGGGCAGATCATGACCCGGATGCGCGCCACGCTCGAACAGGCGGACCCGGAGCAGCACAACCACGCCGGACACATCGTGCAGGCGGCCAACGGGGACGAGCCGGCACCGACGGTGATCTGCGGGGTCCACGTCTACGGCCACGAGCCGGCCGACGTCGACAAGCTCGCCGACGTGCACACCGTCTACGGTTTCCACCTGTGCGGGGTCGCCGGACCCGACCGCCCCTGGGACGTCGCTCCGAAGCTCGCCGGTCCGGTGATCATGGACCTGTCCACCGAGCCTCCGGGCATCCAGGTGGTCGAGGCCACCGCCGAGATCATGTTCGTTGACCGGCTGCGACAGATGTTCCCGCCGAAGTACGCGGAGCTGGCGATGAAGGAGGCCCTGGCCGAACCGGAGATGGCCGATCTGCGCCGCCGGTACGACGCTGCAGCCGGACTCTGACCACGCCGAACGGAGCGCCGACGGCGCCGACGGACGTCCCGTGGTGGTCGGGACCAAGGTCCCGGCCACCACGGGTGTTCCGCCTCAGGCGCCGGGAACCGCCAACGCGGGAAGCTGATCTCGTCACAGCGAGATACGAGTCGCGGAGGCGACGATGACCACCACCCAGCACACCAGCCACCGGTCGATCGAACGGCCCCTCGAGCGCGCCGAACTCCCCGGCGCGATGCTGACCACCACCGCCGCCCGGGCCCTGGCCGTGCTGCGGATCTCCACCGGGTTCGTCTTCCTCTGGGCGTTCCTCGACAAGACCTTCGGCTTCGGCTTCGCCACCCCGGCCGAGCGGGCCTGGGTCAACGGCGGCTCGCCGACCAAGGGCTTCCTCTCCTCGGTCGAGGTCGGCCCGCTGCAGTCGTTCTTCCACTCGATCGCCGGCACCTGGTGGGCCGACACCCTGTTCATGACCGGTCTCGGTGCCATCGGCATCGCCCTGATCGCCGGCATCGGGCTGCGCGTCGCCGCCGCTTCCGGCGCCCTCATGATGGTGTTCATGTGGCTCGCCGAGTTCCCGCTCGACCGCGTCACCGCCAGCGGCGAACCCGCCCACGCGACAAACCCGCTGGTCGACTACCACATCGTCTACGCGGTCGTCCTGGTCGTCCTCGCCGCCGCGTACGCCGGCCACACCTGGGGTCTCGGCCGGCTCTGGGCGAAGCTGCCCTTCGTGCAGCGCAACCGCTGGATGATCTGACCTTCCCTCCCCCCACCGGTGTGCCGGACCGCTCCCCCGCGGTCCGGCACACCGGTGTCTGACGTACCCGACGTCGGATTCCCAGGCTGGGTCGATCCCCGGCGCAGTGGCTCTGGGAGCTCAAGCCGGCGGACAATGATCTGATGCGCCTGGTGTCGTTACTACCGTCGGCGACGGAGATCGTCTACGCGCTCGGGCTGGACCACGATCTCGTCGGGGTGACCTTCGAGTGCGACGAGCCGCCGACCGCCCGCCGGGACAAAGCCGTCGTCGTCGGTGGCCGGGACACCCGGGGCATGACCCCGGCGGAGATCGACAGCTACGTCAAGGGCCGGATGGCTGCCGGGGACGACCTGTACACGCTGCACGCCGATGCGCTGGCCGACCTGGCACCGGATCTGATCCTCACCCAGGACCTGTGCCGGGTGTGCGCGCTGCCGTCCGGCCAGGTATCCGACGCCCTCGACTACCTCGGCTGCCGCGCCGACGTGCTGTCGCTCGACCCGTACACCCTCGACGAGGTGCTCGACACCATCGTCGCGGTGGGCGACCGGACCGGCGTACCGGATCGGGCCGGCGTGCTGGTCGCCGGGCTGCGCCGCCGGCTCGCGGCGGTGGCCGCCGCGGTCGCCGGTGCCGACGCACCCCGGGTGGCGGTGGTGGAGTGGGTCGACCCGCCGTTCACCGCCGGCCACTGGGTGCCCGACCTGGTATCGGCGGCCGGCGGCAACCCGGTCGCCGCCCGTCCCGGTGCCCGCTCGACGCAGACCACCTGGGACGCCTTCGCCGCCGCCGACCCGGACGTGGTGCTGGTGGCACCGTGTGGTTTCCATCTCGACGGGGCCGCCCAGCAGGCCCGGGTGGTCGCGGACCGGATCCCGGGCGTACCGGTGTGGGCGCTCGACGGGGACTCCCTCGTCGTCCGGCCCGGACCCCGGCTGATCGACGGGGTCGAAACCATCGCCGCCGTACTGCACCCCGACCGGGTGCCGGCCGCACCGGCCGGCACCGCCACCCGCGTCGCCTGATCTGGAATCCGGTGTCGGACCCGGCGGCCACGCACGCAGGGCTGAGATCTTCGTTGGCTGGGTAATAGGTGCCAGCAGCGCACGGACTTGCCGCCGACCCGAGGAGAACTCGTGACCGACCAGCGACAACGCCCACCGACCACCACCGACGCCGGGGTGCCGGTCGCCAGCGACGAACACTCGCTCACCGTCGGCCCGAACGGCCCGCTGCTCCTGCAGGACCACTACCTGATCGAGCAGATGGCGAACTTCAACCGGGAGCGGATCCCGGAGCGGCAGCCGCACGCCAAGGGCGGCGGTGCGTTCGGCGTGTTCCAGGTCACCAGCGACGTCAGCGCGTACACCCGGGCGGCGGTCTTCCAGCCCGGCACCGAGACCGAGGCGATCGTCCGGTTCTCCACCGTCGCCGGGGAGCGGGGCAGCCCGGACACCTGGCGTGACCCACGCGGCTTCGCCGTCAAGCTGTACACCAGCGACGGCAACCTGGACATCGTCGGCAACAACACGCCGATCTTCTTCATCAAGGACCCGATGAAGTTCCAGCACTTCATCCGGTCGCAGAAGCGCCGGGCCGACAACAACCTGCGCGACCACGACATGCAGTGGGACTTCTGGACCCTGTCGCCGGAATCCGCGCACCAGGTCACCTGGCTGATGGGCGACCGGGGCATTCCGCGTACCTGGCGACACATGAACGGGTACGGCAGCCACACGTACATGTGGATCAACGAGCGGGGCGAGAAGTTCTGGGTCAAGTACCACTTCAAGACCGACCAGGGCATCGAGTTCTTCACCCAGGACGAGGCGGACCAGATGGCGTCGGCCGACACCGACTACCACCAGCGGGACCTGTTCGAGCACATCGCCGCCGGGCAGTTCCCGTCCTGGACGCTGTACGTGCAGGTGATGCCGTTCGAGCAGGCCAGGACGTACCGGTTCAACCCGTTCGATCTGACCAAGGTGTGGCCGCACGGCGACTACCCGCTGCACGAGGTCGGCCGGCTGACCCTGAACCGCAACGTCACCGACTACCACACCGAGATGGAGCAGGCCGCGTTCGAGCCGAACAACGTGGTGCCCGGCACCGGGTTGTCCCCGGACAAGATGCTGCTGGCCCGCGGGTTCAGCTACGCCGACGCACACCGCGCCCGGCTCGGCGTCAACTACCGGCAGATCCCGGTCAACTCGCCGAAGGTGCCGACACACAGCTACTCCAAGGACGGCGCGATGCGCGTGCGCAACGTCACCGACCCGGTGTACGCGCCGAACTCGTACGGCGGACCGCAGGCGCAGCCGAATCTCACCGACGACGGCGGCACCTGGTACGCCGACGGCGAGATGGTCCGGGCGGCGTACTCGTCGCACGCCGAGGACGACGACTGGGGTCAGGCCGGCACCATGGTCCGCCAGGTGCTCGACGACGCGGCTCGCGACCGCCTGGTCGACAACATCGTCGGCCATCTGCTCAACGGGGTGAGCGAGCCGGTGCTGCAACGCGCCTTCGAGTACTGGCGCAACGTCGACAAGAACATCGGCGACCGGGTGGCCGCCGGAGTGCGGGCCAAGCAGGATGAGAAGGACCCGAAGGCGGCCAAGCAGGCCAATCCCGCCCGGTCCAGCATGCAGGCCAAGGCCTGACCCATGGCGGTACGGCGGACCGGCGGGCCGCCGTACCGCTCGGCGCGGCGCCGGTCCCGCCTGGTGTTCACATGTCCACCGCGAGGCAGCCCGTTAGGATGCGAGCATGAGTTCAGAGGCTGTCGGCAGGCACATGCCCCCGATCGTAAGTCTCGACGACCTCACCGCGATGATGGCTGCCGACGAACACCACCGGTACGAGATCAGCCCCGACGGAGTCCTCTCGATCATGCCACCCCCGGGGTACGCCCACGCGATCATCGCGACCCGGCTGATGGTGTGGCTCGCCGCAGCCGGTGTCCCCACCGATCAGATCGCACAGGCGGTGGGACTACGCATCCCCGGCCGCGCCGGCATCGGCGGGCGCATCCCCGACCTTGTCGTCTGGAGCAAACCTCAGGCCGATGCGGTCTGGCTGCCGGTCGCCGACGTACTCCTCGTCGCCGAGATCGTCTCACCGGGCTCCGAAGGCACCGACA is a window from the Solwaraspora sp. WMMD792 genome containing:
- a CDS encoding sigma-70 family RNA polymerase sigma factor; this translates as MSSPDAVPDPAPAPDPAPATVPDLVSAAAAGDETAWAALVHRYGPLVATVIRSYGLGHADAADVNQTVWLRLVEHLGRLRESHALPAWLVTTTRRECHRMLRLGRRTQPFDPYDESTDAHVGVFRLVDPTTPDEDLLRDERRQALRDAFAELPPRCRELLALLVADPPASYREIGEQLGMPTGSVGPTQARCLAKLRNCPALAPYVRIGPPGEKQGNGGERDAAVATTQ
- a CDS encoding S8 family serine peptidase, whose translation is MPGLPGPVSRRRLMGWSALAAALLPLGPATGWSHPTGRAGTPGPADRSLDQSYQRAFREILAAHPAVRRYTAAAGKEFLYRPRQLLVAPADVERVTARLRADGHQVTEDDGFAQVGRLRFDRETDIPAVVDQLRDPRQWPGGRAPQVQPHHVLLGFGNIMGNPGGPPRVAAALPPPDPTRLGEGADVTVGVCDTGIWRLAGDVHPDWLGGSYLPEPDDEDPLYLGGTQLALQGGHGTFVAGVVRQAAPGVRVDPESALDANGIGDEESLIAAIGRLGQQVSVINLSLGYFTQHDQPPLPLANALAALPKTTKVVAAAGNAGTSRPSWPAALPGVLAVAALDATDGVPVPADYSNYGSWVDASAYGDRTSTYVDGEMVLPGQPVLHFDGFAAWAGTSFATGHVSGRLAALMTSAGLDAAAAAAVLTAGPAWHPDYGVLVG
- a CDS encoding CHAT domain-containing protein, which translates into the protein MTGVRVPALTWMHGWGILCLVTERADSGVDLAQRALDTVQRYPHEAISIAHRVLADAPDARTRSTAERAIGLALRELNDLTGAAHHLRRAVRAGDDARLRALARMSLGYVLASAGRTTAALRVVTLALPQLTGADAGRARMQRGVVLHYRGRFDEAVRDYDQAVEIARREGDLLLEARARNNRGLLNAHLNAHLDADTDDDLNRAATIFSQLGLDLAAADARWNSGIATGQRGDVAGALHCFAEVDNEYRRLAVPRPALLLDRFELLLSVPLIDEAVAVAETAVTELRRLGMASDLAEALLAQARAALLAGDLATAADTAGAARSRFRRQGRRAWATLARHVELRAGYARGTRSPALLAAMIRTADQLDATGWPGPALTSRIEAARLATTLGRHSRAVELLEIAADARRRGTAPRRAQGWYALALRHRLAGDESGAARALRHGLAVLDGHRASLGATELRANSGTYGKELAAEGLDIAIRRGAPAQVLTWAERWRANALRMRRVSPPPDPDLATALTELRMVSAALEDALLAGNPVQTLRGSQARLEQRIRELARGVNGGGELLAPPGVTDLAAALGAAVLLELVAHGERLLAVLVRDGRPTLHDLGSLTDAVRVARLHRFGLRRLVTTGDSADARAGVRHTAGVLDRQLFDPVRELIADRPLVIVPIGDLHAVPWSGLPTCAGRAVTVAPSATAWLRAAGRRTGGADPRPAGVQPAGGPAVLVAGPRLPAAETEVRQLGAVLPGSRTLTGAAATADAVTGALNGARLAHIAAHGRFRADNPLFSTLELADGPLTAYELERITSPPGCVVLSACDSGLAGVRPGDEVMGFTAVLLALGTRCLIATVLPVPGELTTALMLELHREMLAGHAPAVALARAQQAFAAGPDGAAGARHATAAAFVCFGAD
- a CDS encoding cellulose binding domain-containing protein encodes the protein MTISSGRSMIRPAVVVLSTAALAVAGAMTALAGTHTADAAVGSLAFASNVEDEGADCPVPNPGSFSPNSRLPDPFRKIDGSRITTKAEWVCRRAEIREQAERYVYGDKPAKPATVTGTVTSSTITVNVSHNGRSSSFSAGVQLPSGSGPHPAVIVYGGFGADTATIRSAGAAVISFDPFSVGQEGTGRSNKQGAFYSIYGSSSSTGLLMAWAWGVSRIIDVIEQSGGNILRTDIGVTGCSRFGKGAFVAGVFDQRVALTMPIESGSGGAPAFRAIAQEAGAQPLSSAYGEQPWLGDAFGSYTGNPAGLPVDTHQMVGMVAPRGLFIMENPHIDWLAAQSGSVAALGGAEIYRALGAYENITYWSAVSDGSHCASRSEWRTPLQQHIQKYLLNTGSAAGTFRIASNKSGNLAQWRDWTTPTLADGPTTPPPTTVPPTTPPPTTPPPTTPPPTTPPPTTPPPTTPPPTTPPPAGGCTATVSVNQWPGGFVATVRVTAGSSPVNGWSVTMALPSGASVTNAWNASRSGNSGTVQFSNVSYNGNIGAGQSTEFGFQGTGTGTGMTPACSAG
- a CDS encoding DUF5980 family protein, whose translation is MRLSRSVKMALAVATGLALTLAISPSTASAAGGASSAAPAPAAGTSQATWHLSDYEQRACLPANVSNFTYFVGFVAGSWSTPLHVDMHGLPEGTDYGLPVPIPPGSNGDRYVGIAWVAMTLPPLDFGEYRAEMTLSDGVVTQRMPIVIKIQERWGCGL
- a CDS encoding DoxX family membrane protein; translated protein: MLTTTAARALAVLRISTGFVFLWAFLDKTFGFGFATPAERAWVNGGSPTKGFLSSVEVGPLQSFFHSIAGTWWADTLFMTGLGAIGIALIAGIGLRVAAASGALMMVFMWLAEFPLDRVTASGEPAHATNPLVDYHIVYAVVLVVLAAAYAGHTWGLGRLWAKLPFVQRNRWMI